ATACGAAAATTTAGCTCATCAAGATATTTATGAAATTTATTACTTAAACTGTTAATTTACTTAATTTGATGATTATTTAATATAACAATAAAATTGAATCGTCCAAACCGTTCAAAATGAAGAGAGGTCTAAGAGAAAAAGATtctatatctttatttttatttgtttttgttattaatttattgcACGGGATAGTAAAAGAAACAGTCAGAAATGAGCGTATAATTTCACTATTAGTTGGGAGAAATAATATTAAACTGTcacattttttttgtatatgaTATTATTTGTTTTGTCCACCAAAGACAAAAAcggttttaaattataagagGCTCTTGCAGTGTTTTGAATTTATGTCGAATTAGAATATTAACTTTGacaagtcaaatttgatctcgTTTAATTGTGAGCCGGAGTGGGTGACAAATATGTGTGGGTTACTAGGATGTACAGAAATTATTCTATCTGTAAGATACCTAAGAATCTCCTTAGGAGCGAATCCTAGACTAGTGAAGACCTGAAAATCGATTATAGATAAGGTGAAAGAGAAGTTCGATCTTTGAAAAGCGAAGATACTCAATAAAGTTAGAAAGTTAGTTCTTATCAAATCTGTGCTTAATAACTTATCAATCTACTATCTTAGCTTATATAAAATGTTGAAGGGAGTTGCAGAGAAGCTTATTGCATTGCAAAAGAGATTTTTATGAAGTAAAGAGGATGATAACAATGATATGCCTCTTGTAAAATAGAAAATGGTGCAGGCGCTGAAAAATTTAGGTGGATTGGTAGTGGGAGATGCGGTGATTAGGAATACATCGCTTTTGTTTAAGTGGTAGTGGCGTTTTTTAAAAGAAGATTGTCCTTTTTGAAAGACGATTATATGTTCTTCTAAGGATTTGAATCCCAATATAATATTATCAAATCAGTTACTACTTTTAAGAAGTGATTTATGAAAAGATATCTGTCAATTGAATTTCAAGGAACAACATGTGAAAGACAAGATGATTAGTGGACTGTTTATGAAAAATGGGGATGGGAGAAGAACTCAATTTTAGAAAGATAATTGGTTACAGGGTGGGCCTTTTAAAAGGAGTTTTTCGAGACTTTTTTCTATTTCAAACTAGTAAGGATCTGTTATAGGAGATTGTGGATTTCGGTATGGGTTAGAGTGGATATGAAATTTTCATTGGAAGAGAGAGTTGTTCCAATGAGAGTTGGTAATTGTTAACCAACTTCATGAAAAGTTAAAGCCAGTTAAATTATCAATTGGTAGAGAGGACATAGCAgtgtaaaaatttaataaaaatatttttttttactgacTCCTTTGTGCAGGTGTTGCAAATAGAGATTATTTCGGAGGAAGTCACAAGTTATAGTTTCACTAGTTCAATTTGAAGAGGTTTGGTCCTGCTAAGAATTGAGATTTTTGCATGATTTATTTTAGTGAAAAGGATGAATATCAAAGAGAGACTGAGTAGATTAGAAGTCATTCATCAAAGTGATAATATTTGTGTTctgtataaaaaaaaatgtaaaatttgttcatttattttttgttgtgaATTTACTTGATAGGTGTGGTACACATGATTGATATACTTTGATAGAACTTGAGCTATATTGAGTATgatcaaaaaattatttgagaGTTTGATAGGATTGCAAGACAGAAAATATGAGTAAAAAAAGTAGTTGATTAAATTCTTTGCagtaatttaaaatatatgGCTGAAACGAAATgcgaaaaattttcaaaataaagagAATAGCGTTGAGAACATTAAAATGAGATCGTtgttgaaatataaaaaatagtgtGATATTGATCTATTTGATTGTTAATGACGATGACATAAATGACAATAAATTTAGTcatgtttatgttatttttacttttattatatagattatatttttttgagttattCTATTTTAGtgtgttaaaatttaaaaagataaagtatagatttttattatatattttataaataaaaccaaaaatataaaaaattaaaaatataaaatttatattatatttttaattataaaaattgaaagaattcattctaataataaaaatcgAAGGAAGTACCTTTCACCAAGTAGCTGGACATCGAcctttttttattgttttggtCAACAAAAGGCGTCAGTCATATTTAGTTGTTTTTATTGGGCTTTTAATGGACACCAAGAACGTATCCAGAAAACCAACGGacaaaaagaagaataaaataaaaaatctatagTTTTTATTGGTCCGTTTAGATTATCTCTATTAGAAAACTCATTCTAATCTCTATTTATGACTTATCTATCATAAAAAGTAATTAAGGTTAGTCAATTTTTGTGTCATAAATAgtacataaaaatttaaaatatctctcTTTTCTCCATAAGAAATaactaacttattttttattgtggtcttacttaattaattaattaaagtaattaaaattaatatatttactatttttttataataatatttttaaatttataaattcaaaaataatttactgttaaaaaatattgatattaaaaaaatcatatataaaaataatacacaatatataattcgAAGTTAcactaatttataaaattatttaatataaaaaatatagttaaGCTTTACAGTTAACGACAAGTATTGTGAAATTGCTATATATGTTCAATCAAGTTCTCTTTCAGCTATCTATACTGCTGCCTATTTCAAAGTTGGGCATTTCTTTGAAGAAATTGATGGTATGATGCAAAATCTTCTTCTCCCAACTGAGGTTGTGATAAGCTGCTTTCGACATCGTCATACTCTAAGTTTTGAGCAAAACTTTTTGCATAAGTGTCTTTTTCATCCTCAACAATCATATTATGCAATATAATACAAGCTCTCATTATGTTTGcaagtttcttctttttccaaaaGCGCATTGGACCACATATAATTGCAAAGCGTGCTTGCAACACTCCGAATGTTCGCTCTACATCTTTTCTTTGCCCTTCTTGGTATTGTGCAAATAACTTACGTTTTTTTTCTTGTGGCTTTGAGATTGATTTGACAAATGTGGCCAGGGGCGGATctagaaaaaatattagagggggctaaaattatttacacaataaaataatattaaaataaaatttggagggggctaaactgaaatttacatataatttacatgtaaaaaattaaaattagggggGGCCGTTGCCCCCCTTTCCCAGTATGTAGCTCCGCCCATGAATGTGGCCCATTTAGGATAAATACCATCTGCTAAATAGTATCTCATAGTATAATTATTACTATTAATAGTGTAATTTACCTCCGGAGCACGGTGGTTTAGAATATCATCGAACACTAGAGAGCGATCTAACACGTTGATATCGTTATTTGAACCAGAAACTCCAAAGAACGTATGCCATATCCAAAGGTTTGAAGATGCTACAACCTCAAGTGCTATGGTTGCAACCCCACGATAACTACTCATGTACATACCTTTCCACGCCTTTGGACAATTTTTCTATTGTCAATGCATGCAGTCAATGCTACCCAACATGTCAGGGAAGCCACGACCCTCCGCCATTTGTAGCAGGCGTTGTACGTCATTTGGTTTGGATTTTTGCAAGTATTCATCCTCGAACACCAAAATGACACCTTCAACAAATTTTTCCAAGCATTCAATTGTAGTGCTCTCACCTATGCGCACATAATCATCAACAGCATTAGCTCCTACGCCATATGCTAACATGCGTATCGCAGCGGTACATTTCTGGACTGATGACAAGCCTTTTCTTCCAGTTGCATCAACCCTCTGTTGGAAATACGGATAGACGTTTGAGAGAGCATCTACTATCCGAAGGAACACATGTCTTCTCATTCGAAATCTCCTTCGAAAAATGTCAGCATTATATACCGGTTTATCTGCAAAGTAATCTTGAAAAAGGCGATCATGTCCTGCTTCTCGATCTCTATTGATCCATCTACGAGTAATTGGGATAGAGCTTCTATcgatatcttcttcttctgaatCTTGGAGTAAACACGCATCGATCCAATTATCTATGACTGTGTTATCTTATACCATCGTTTCTTACATGCAACTACCCCCCTTGTCATGTCGGAGCAAAATTCTACACAATAGCTATAAATTCGACTCCAAAATATTTTTCCCTTTTGATCGGTACCAACTACATGGTCAGTTGAAACATTTAAATATCTACTTATCAGCATCTCATCCTCTTTTCAATGCCAGTGTTGAATACTATCTTGCCTCCGATcttcaatatcatcatcattaagGTCGATAGCATCTAATCCACGAGGGTTGGCAAAATCTGAATATTGAAAATTTGGACTAGATTGTATAGGAGTCTGAGAGGATGGATTAGAAGAGCCACCAACACCAGATGAGTTATGTCTTGATGCACTGAATTGAGTTGGAAACGGCAAGAAAGTTGGAGTAACATTTCCGATAGAGGGGTTAAATATGGACGAAAATGAAAAATGGGGTGtttgtgaattttgattttgCGGTTGGAATATAGGAAACTGATTATTATAAGGAgcttgaaaattgaaattagaaaGATTTTGTGGATTTGGATTTTGAAATGAATTTGGTAGTGTGAAGTTTTGATTTGAAACTTGAGAGTTTGAGGTTTGAGATTGTTGGGTATTTGGAATTTGAGAAAAGTTTTGTAAGTAATTGAAGAAAGATTTGAGTTGGTTTGGATCCATTTTTtcgaacaaaaaataatagtagAAGAACTTTGATTTCGTAAACTTGGAAGAAGATAAAGAAGAGTAGTAGATAGTGTGAGAATAGAAGTGTATCTAAGTGGTATATATagaataacaaaatattaatttattaataataacagTAACATAATAACAGCTAGTTTCTAATGGCTAATATTACAACGGCTAGTTTTACAATggctaatttaatataataatataaatataaataatatttaatattaattatgatataaataattaattaaataaaaatttaattatttaatctaattaattattataattattaataaattaattataatttaattatttaattaattattatttaaataattaatataaattattaattaaataaaattataattatttaatttaattaattattataatttaattataatttcatataattatttatttaatggcAAGTTACCATTATTGTCCTTGAGTCCCTCTGAACAGGGACTCCTCTACCTTAAATTTCGTGAGGGAACTGTTTCTCTACTTTTTCAATGATAAGTT
Above is a genomic segment from Arachis stenosperma cultivar V10309 chromosome 1, arast.V10309.gnm1.PFL2, whole genome shotgun sequence containing:
- the LOC130974046 gene encoding LOW QUALITY PROTEIN: uncharacterized protein LOC130974046 (The sequence of the model RefSeq protein was modified relative to this genomic sequence to represent the inferred CDS: substituted 2 bases at 2 genomic stop codons); this translates as MDPNQLKSFFNYLQNFSQIPNTQQSQTSNSQVSNQNFTLPNSFQNPNPQNLSNFNFQAPYNNQFPIFQPQNQNSQTPHFSFSSIFNPSIGNVTPTFLPFPTQFSASRHNSSGVGGSSNPSSQTPIQSSPNFQYSDFANPRGLDAIDLNDDDIEDRRQDNSEEEDIDRSSIPITRRWINRDREAGHDRLFQDYFADKPVYNADIFRRRFRMRRHVFLRIVDALSNVYPYFQQRVDATGRKGLSSVQKCTAAIRMLAYGVGANAVDDYVRIGESTTIECLEKFVEGVILVFEDEYLQKSKPNDVQRLLQMAEGRGFPDMLGSIDCMHXQXKNCPKAWKVSGSNNDINVLDRSLVFDDILNHRAPEVNYTINSNNYTMRYYLADGIYPKWATFVKSISKPQEKKRKLFAQYQEGQRKDVERTFGVLQARFAIICGPMRFWKKKKLANIMRACIILHNMIVEDEKDTYAKSFAQNLEYDDVESSLSQPQLGEEDFASYHQFLQRNAQL